The nucleotide sequence GCCCACCCGCGCTGGATCGCTCAGGCCTTTGCCGACGCGCTGGGCGCGGCGGCGGGAGAACTCGACGCGCTGCTGACAACCGACGACGAACGGCCACAGGTGCATCTGGCGGCCCGCCCGGGCGTGCTGTCCGCCGCCGAACTGGCCGACACGGTGCACGGCACCGTCGGCCGCTACTCGCCGTACGCCGTGTACTTGGCCGGGGGCGACCCCGGACAACTGGACCCGGTCCGCGACGGGCGGGCCCTGGTGCAGGACGAGGGCAGTCAATTGGTGGCCCGGGCGCTGACCCTGGCACCGGTGGACGGCGACACCGGGCGCTGGCTGGACCTGTGCGCGGGGCCGGGCGGCAAGACGGCGCTGCTGGCCGCGATGGGCGTCGACTGCGGGGCCCGGGTCACGGCCGTGGAGCCCGCACCGCGTCGCGCGGAGCTGGTGGCGCAGAACACTTCCGGGCTCCCGGTGCAGCTGCTGCGGGCCGACGGGCGCGAGACCGGCCTGGAGCCCGGCTTCGACCGGGTGCTCGTCGACGTGCCCTGCACCGGGCTGGGCGCCCTGCGGCGACGTCCCGAGGCGCGCTGGCGGCGGCAGCCGGCCGACGTGCCGGCGCTGGCCAAGCTGCAACGGGAGCTGCTGGCCGCGGCGATCGCCCTGACGCGGCCCGGCGGCGTGGTGCTGTACGCGACCTGCTCGCCGCACCTGGCCGAGACCTCGGGGGTGGTCGCCGACGCGCTGCGCCGGCATCCGGTGTGCGCGTTGGACACCCGGCCGCTGTTCGAGCCCATCCGCGAGGGCCTCGGCGACGGCCCCGCCGTCCAGCTCTGGCCGCACCGACACGGCACCGACGCGATGTTCGCTGCGGCCCTGCGCCGCCAGTAGTCTGGCCAACATGCCCGGACCGCTCATCGCACCGTCGATCCTGGCCGCCGATTTCGCCCGCCTCGCCGACGAAGCCGCCGCCGTCACCGGCGCCGACTGGTTGCACGTCGACGTGATGGACGGCCACTTCGTGCCGAACCTGACGATCGGGCTGCCCGTGGTGGAAAGCCTGCTCACCCACACCGACATCCCGATGGATTGCCATTTGATGATCGAGGACCCGGACCGCTGGGCACCTCCGTACGCCGAAGCGGGCGCCTACAACGTCACCTTCCACGCCGAGGCCACCGACAACCCGATCGCGGTGGCCCGCGACATCCGCGCCGCCGGAGCCAAGGCCGGGATCAGCATCAAGCCGAAGACGCCGTTGGATCCTTACCTGGAGATCCTGCCGCACTTCGACACCTTCCTCGTCATGTCGGTGGAGCCCGGTTTCGGGGGCCAGAGCTTCATCCCCGACGTGCTGGGCAAGGTGCGGACGGTCCGCAAGCTGGTCGACTCGGGGGAGCTGACCATCCTGGTCGAGATCGACGGCGGCATCAACGCGGACACGATCGAGCAGGCCGCCGAGGCCGGCGTCGACTGCTTCGTGGCGGGATCGGCGGTCTACGGCGCCGACGATCCGGAGGCCGCGGTGGCGGCGCTCCGTAGGCAGGCGGCCACGGCGTCAGCGCACCTTGGGCGCACCTGAGCCCATGGCCGTGGAACAAGTCAAAAGCATCGAAGAGGCGATGGCCCTCGCCATCCAGCACTCCTACCAGGTCAAGGGCAACACCTATCCAAACCCGCCGGTCGGGGCCGTCATCGTGGACCCCGAAGGCCGCATTGTCGG is from Mycobacterium conspicuum and encodes:
- a CDS encoding RsmB/NOP family class I SAM-dependent RNA methyltransferase, giving the protein MTRPQNRRQGRKGPGRKPLDPARAAAFEVLRAVSEREAYANLALPAVLRRRGISGRDAAFATELTYGTCRTLGLLDAVIGAAAGRSPEAIDPVLLDLLRLGAYQLLRTRVGAHAAVATTVDQAGIEFDSARAGFVNGVLRTIAGRDEKSWVDELAPDASADPIGHAAFVHAHPRWIAQAFADALGAAAGELDALLTTDDERPQVHLAARPGVLSAAELADTVHGTVGRYSPYAVYLAGGDPGQLDPVRDGRALVQDEGSQLVARALTLAPVDGDTGRWLDLCAGPGGKTALLAAMGVDCGARVTAVEPAPRRAELVAQNTSGLPVQLLRADGRETGLEPGFDRVLVDVPCTGLGALRRRPEARWRRQPADVPALAKLQRELLAAAIALTRPGGVVLYATCSPHLAETSGVVADALRRHPVCALDTRPLFEPIREGLGDGPAVQLWPHRHGTDAMFAAALRRQ
- the rpe gene encoding ribulose-phosphate 3-epimerase; the encoded protein is MPGPLIAPSILAADFARLADEAAAVTGADWLHVDVMDGHFVPNLTIGLPVVESLLTHTDIPMDCHLMIEDPDRWAPPYAEAGAYNVTFHAEATDNPIAVARDIRAAGAKAGISIKPKTPLDPYLEILPHFDTFLVMSVEPGFGGQSFIPDVLGKVRTVRKLVDSGELTILVEIDGGINADTIEQAAEAGVDCFVAGSAVYGADDPEAAVAALRRQAATASAHLGRT